From a region of the Streptomyces caniferus genome:
- a CDS encoding NAD(P)/FAD-dependent oxidoreductase encodes MSEQSKSSQAPDRTPHVVIAGAGIAGVQTAVALREQGWPGAITLLGDEPHQPYDRPPLSKAVLLGKAEGSAFDVDFAGLGISLHLSRPVTGLVPDAHVIETAEGPVPYDYAVLATGAEPIVLPGSEGLPGVHLLRTLDDAERLRPVLAAQHEIVVVGAGWIGAEFATAAREAGCAVTVVEAADRPLAGALPAEVAAHMTGWYADAGAELRTGARVASVTAGAVTLADGTVLPADAVVVGIGARPATGWLAGSGVEVSPQDGSVLADEQLRTSVADVYAVGDCASFPSARYGARLLIHHWDNALQGPRTVAENIARGEAEGVAYDPVPYFWSEQFGRFVQYVGHHGDADELVWRGDPAGAAWSVLWLRSEGGAREAQSDRGGGGRRAGRLVALLAVGRPRDLAQGRKLIERGTLLDRERAADASVPLKAAAR; translated from the coding sequence GTGAGCGAGCAGAGCAAGTCCTCCCAGGCCCCTGACCGCACGCCGCACGTCGTGATCGCCGGCGCGGGAATCGCGGGTGTGCAGACCGCTGTCGCCCTGCGCGAACAGGGCTGGCCCGGCGCGATCACGCTCCTCGGCGACGAGCCCCACCAGCCCTACGACCGTCCGCCGCTGTCCAAGGCGGTGCTGCTGGGCAAGGCCGAGGGCTCCGCCTTCGACGTCGACTTCGCCGGGCTCGGCATCTCCCTCCACCTCAGCCGCCCGGTGACCGGCCTGGTGCCGGACGCCCATGTGATCGAGACGGCCGAGGGCCCGGTCCCCTATGACTACGCGGTCCTCGCGACCGGCGCCGAACCGATCGTGCTGCCCGGCAGCGAGGGACTGCCCGGCGTCCATCTGCTGCGCACCCTGGACGACGCCGAGCGGCTGCGGCCGGTGCTCGCCGCCCAGCACGAGATCGTGGTCGTCGGGGCCGGCTGGATCGGCGCCGAGTTCGCGACCGCGGCGCGCGAGGCGGGCTGCGCGGTCACCGTCGTCGAGGCCGCCGACCGCCCGCTGGCCGGTGCGCTGCCCGCCGAGGTCGCCGCCCACATGACCGGCTGGTACGCGGACGCGGGCGCGGAGCTGCGCACCGGCGCCCGGGTCGCCTCCGTCACGGCGGGCGCGGTCACCCTCGCCGACGGCACGGTGCTGCCCGCCGACGCGGTGGTCGTCGGGATCGGCGCCCGTCCCGCGACCGGCTGGCTGGCCGGCTCGGGCGTCGAGGTCTCGCCGCAGGACGGTTCCGTACTGGCCGACGAACAGCTGCGCACTTCCGTCGCCGATGTCTACGCCGTCGGCGACTGCGCCTCCTTCCCGTCGGCCCGCTACGGCGCCCGTCTGCTGATCCACCACTGGGACAACGCGCTCCAGGGCCCGCGCACGGTCGCCGAGAACATCGCCCGCGGCGAGGCGGAAGGGGTGGCCTACGACCCCGTCCCGTACTTCTGGTCGGAGCAGTTCGGCCGGTTCGTGCAGTACGTCGGCCACCACGGGGACGCCGACGAGCTGGTCTGGCGCGGCGACCCGGCCGGGGCCGCCTGGTCGGTGCTCTGGCTGCGCAGTGAGGGGGGTGCGCGCGAAGCGCAGTCGGATCGGGGCGGTGGCGGCCGACGGGCGGGAAGGCTCGTCGCGCTGCTGGCCGTGGGGCGGCCGCGGGACCTCGCCCAGGGGCGCAAGCTGATCGAGCGGGGCACGCTCCTGGACCGGGAGCGGGCGGCCGACGCGTCGGTGCCGCTGAAGGCCGCGGCGCGGTAG
- the thiO gene encoding glycine oxidase ThiO, whose product MPMQAAATRSKPTPRSPDVLVIGGGIIGLVTAWRAAVRGLSAAVADPAPGGGAARVAAGMLAAVTELHYGEQTLLGLNLASARRYPRFVEELEEAAGRTVGYRRCGTLAVALDADDRAHLRELHTLQTRSGLESQWLTGRECRRLEPMLAPGVRGGLRVDGDHQVDPRRLASALLAACERAGVAFHRSRAVRLTVDGGRAAGAELADGTRVPAGQVVLAAGSYSGRLDGVPDEVLPRVRPVKGQVLRLRLPEMPADSPAFLSRTVRAVVRGGPLYLVPREDGELVVGATSEELGWDTTVTAGGVYELLRDAHELVPGITELPLVETCAGLRPGSPDNAPMLGPTALPGLHLATGHFRNGVLLTPVTGDAMAEVLATGLLPEEARPFSPARFSPTPERPAGTPLAAPGPERTRAPQEQPV is encoded by the coding sequence ATGCCCATGCAGGCAGCTGCCACACGATCGAAACCCACCCCGCGCAGCCCCGATGTGCTCGTCATCGGCGGCGGCATCATCGGCCTGGTCACCGCCTGGCGGGCGGCCGTGCGCGGGCTGAGTGCCGCGGTGGCCGACCCCGCGCCCGGTGGCGGCGCCGCCCGGGTCGCGGCCGGGATGCTGGCCGCGGTGACCGAGCTCCACTACGGCGAGCAGACCCTGCTGGGCCTCAATCTGGCCTCCGCGCGGCGCTACCCCCGGTTCGTCGAAGAGCTGGAGGAGGCCGCGGGCCGGACCGTCGGCTATCGGCGGTGCGGCACCCTGGCCGTCGCGCTGGACGCCGACGACCGCGCCCACCTGCGCGAACTGCACACCCTGCAGACCCGCTCGGGCCTGGAGTCGCAGTGGCTCACGGGGCGCGAGTGCCGACGGCTGGAGCCGATGCTGGCCCCCGGCGTACGCGGCGGCCTGCGGGTGGACGGCGACCACCAGGTCGATCCGCGCCGGCTGGCGAGCGCGCTGCTGGCGGCCTGTGAACGCGCCGGGGTGGCCTTCCACCGGAGCCGGGCCGTACGGCTGACGGTCGACGGCGGGCGGGCCGCGGGCGCCGAACTCGCCGACGGCACACGGGTGCCGGCCGGCCAGGTCGTCCTGGCCGCGGGCAGCTACAGCGGCCGGCTCGACGGCGTGCCCGACGAGGTGCTGCCGCGGGTGCGCCCGGTCAAGGGCCAGGTGCTGCGGCTGCGGCTGCCGGAGATGCCCGCGGACAGCCCCGCCTTCCTCTCGCGCACCGTACGGGCGGTCGTCCGCGGCGGCCCGCTCTACCTGGTCCCGCGGGAGGACGGCGAGCTGGTCGTCGGCGCCACCAGCGAGGAGCTGGGCTGGGACACCACCGTGACCGCGGGCGGGGTCTACGAGCTGCTGCGGGACGCGCACGAGCTGGTCCCGGGCATCACCGAGCTGCCGCTCGTCGAGACCTGCGCCGGGCTGCGCCCCGGCTCCCCCGACAACGCCCCGATGCTCGGGCCGACCGCCCTGCCCGGCCTCCATCTCGCCACCGGCCACTTCCGCAACGGAGTGCTGCTCACCCCGGTCACCGGTGACGCGATGGCCGAGGTCCTGGCCACCGGGCTCCTCCCCGAAGAGGCCCGTCCCTTCTCCCCCGCGCGCTTCTCCCCCACGCCCGAACGGCCCGCGGGGACCCCCCTCGCCGCCCCGGGTCCCGAGCGCACCCGTGCCCCACAGGAGCAGCCCGTATGA
- the thiS gene encoding sulfur carrier protein ThiS produces the protein MNAAPSTPPVSVSVNGEAREIPGGLTLDRLVATLSQAPSGVAAAVNDVVVPRTQWPTTPLGAGDRVEVLTAVQGG, from the coding sequence ATGAACGCCGCCCCCTCCACCCCGCCCGTCTCGGTGTCCGTCAACGGGGAGGCCCGCGAGATCCCCGGCGGGCTGACCCTCGACCGGCTCGTCGCGACGCTGTCCCAGGCGCCCTCCGGGGTGGCCGCGGCGGTCAACGACGTCGTGGTGCCCCGTACCCAGTGGCCCACCACCCCGCTCGGCGCCGGCGACCGCGTCGAGGTGCTCACCGCGGTCCAGGGAGGCTGA
- a CDS encoding thiazole synthase, with translation MADTATLRGTDPGASDSGFAAGSDALTLGGTTFGSRLIMGTGGAPSLDVLERALLASGTELTTVAMRRLDPTVQGSVLSVLERHKIKVLPNTAGCFTAGEAVLTARLAREALGTDWVKLEVVADERTLLPDPIELLDAAETLVDDGFTVLPYTNDDPVLARKLEDVGCAAIMPLGSPIGSGLGIRNPHNFQLITERAGVPVILDAGAGTASDVSLAMELGCAAVMLASAVTRAQEPELMAEAMRYAVAAGRLAHRAGRIPRRHFALASSPTEGMPELDPERPAF, from the coding sequence ATGGCCGACACCGCAACGCTCCGGGGGACGGACCCCGGAGCATCCGACAGCGGCTTCGCCGCGGGCTCCGACGCCCTCACCCTCGGCGGCACCACCTTCGGGTCCCGTCTGATCATGGGGACCGGCGGCGCGCCCAGCCTCGACGTCCTGGAGCGGGCGCTGCTCGCCTCCGGCACGGAGCTGACCACGGTCGCCATGCGGCGGCTGGATCCGACCGTGCAGGGCTCGGTGCTGTCCGTACTGGAGCGGCACAAGATCAAGGTGCTGCCGAACACGGCGGGCTGCTTCACCGCGGGCGAAGCGGTGCTCACCGCCCGGCTCGCCCGCGAAGCGCTCGGCACCGACTGGGTCAAGCTGGAGGTGGTCGCCGACGAGCGCACCCTGCTGCCCGACCCGATCGAACTGCTGGACGCCGCCGAGACCCTGGTGGACGACGGTTTCACGGTGCTGCCCTACACGAACGACGATCCGGTACTGGCCCGCAAGCTGGAGGACGTGGGCTGCGCCGCGATCATGCCGCTGGGCTCGCCGATCGGCTCCGGCCTGGGCATCCGCAATCCGCACAACTTCCAGCTGATCACCGAACGGGCCGGAGTCCCGGTCATCCTCGACGCGGGCGCGGGCACGGCGTCGGACGTCTCACTCGCCATGGAGCTGGGCTGCGCGGCGGTGATGCTGGCATCCGCGGTGACCCGTGCGCAGGAACCGGAGCTGATGGCGGAAGCGATGCGGTACGCGGTCGCGGCGGGACGACTGGCGCACCGCGCCGGCCGGATCCCCCGGCGCCACTTCGCCCTGGCGTCCTCCCCCACGGAGGGAATGCCGGAACTGGACCCGGAACGGCCGGCGTTCTGA
- the pknB gene encoding Stk1 family PASTA domain-containing Ser/Thr kinase gives MDTTLQDPLVGQLLDGRYRVQARIAAGGMATVYQAMDTRLDRVLALKVMHPGLATDEAFVERFIREAKSVARLSHPNVVGVFDQGADGTYVYLAMEYVAGCTLRDVLRERGALQPRAALDVLEPILAALGAAHRAGLVHRDMKPENVLIGDDGRVKVADFGLVRAVDTNTTASTGSVLGTVSYLAPEQLEHGTADARVDVYACGVVLYEMLTGGKPHTGGTVAQILYQHLHEDVLPPSGLVPGLAPQLDELVALACARDPQLRPQDAVALLSRAQEARAQLTDAQLDIVPPEARELAAGDGSERTDVIPRTAGVQLPLPETGEAGLDRTSRLEVPQASEQTTRLRPVPAEEAPRGGLLQRRRLATVIAAVLLVLGVGTGVWYINSGQFTTVPAVLDMTQAKAEKTLRDDGLGVKVVRGFSSNVERGHVMKTDPANGKRIRGTGTVTVTISRGPEIVDVPDLSGTPVADAKRKLRDRGLVPGTVTREFSDEVAKGSVIRTDPDAGSKRRPDTAVGLTVSRGSAVEVPGVLGNDRADAAATLRAAGFQVRFADQPVFSTQDKGTVARQTPAEGGRLGKGDPVTLTLSKGPEMIPVPDVTGKNVDDAKKQLTDLGFQVEVKKPLLFPQDTVDSQSVEAGKKAPKGGTITIELKGAL, from the coding sequence GTGGATACGACCCTTCAGGACCCGCTCGTGGGCCAGCTGCTCGACGGCCGCTACCGCGTCCAGGCGCGCATCGCCGCAGGCGGTATGGCCACGGTCTATCAGGCCATGGACACCCGGCTCGACCGCGTGCTCGCGCTGAAGGTGATGCACCCGGGGCTCGCCACGGACGAGGCGTTCGTCGAGCGCTTCATCCGTGAGGCGAAGTCGGTCGCGCGGCTGTCGCACCCGAATGTGGTGGGCGTCTTCGATCAGGGCGCGGACGGCACGTACGTGTACCTCGCCATGGAGTACGTCGCCGGCTGCACGCTGCGCGACGTGCTGCGCGAGCGGGGCGCCCTGCAGCCGCGGGCCGCGCTGGACGTCCTGGAGCCGATCCTGGCCGCCCTGGGGGCCGCGCACCGCGCCGGCCTGGTGCACCGCGACATGAAGCCGGAGAACGTCCTGATCGGCGACGACGGCCGGGTCAAGGTCGCCGACTTCGGTCTGGTGCGCGCGGTGGACACCAACACCACCGCCTCGACCGGCTCGGTCCTGGGCACCGTCTCCTACCTCGCCCCCGAGCAGCTGGAGCACGGCACCGCGGACGCCCGGGTCGATGTCTACGCCTGCGGTGTGGTGCTCTACGAGATGCTGACCGGCGGCAAGCCGCACACCGGCGGCACCGTGGCCCAGATCCTCTATCAGCATCTGCACGAGGACGTGCTGCCGCCGTCCGGGCTGGTGCCCGGCCTCGCGCCGCAGCTGGACGAGCTGGTGGCGCTGGCCTGCGCCCGCGATCCGCAGCTGCGTCCGCAGGACGCGGTGGCGCTGCTGTCCCGGGCGCAGGAGGCCCGTGCGCAGCTGACCGACGCCCAGCTGGACATCGTGCCGCCGGAGGCCAGGGAGCTCGCCGCGGGCGACGGCTCGGAGCGTACGGACGTGATACCGCGTACGGCCGGCGTCCAGCTGCCGCTGCCGGAGACCGGCGAGGCGGGGCTGGACCGCACCAGCCGGCTGGAGGTGCCACAGGCCTCCGAACAGACCACCCGGCTGCGGCCGGTGCCCGCCGAGGAGGCGCCCCGTGGCGGGCTGCTCCAGCGGCGGCGGCTCGCCACCGTCATCGCGGCCGTCCTGCTGGTCCTCGGGGTCGGCACGGGCGTCTGGTACATCAACTCCGGCCAGTTCACCACCGTCCCTGCGGTGCTGGACATGACACAGGCCAAGGCCGAGAAGACCCTGCGGGACGACGGGCTGGGCGTGAAGGTGGTGCGCGGCTTCAGCTCGAACGTGGAGCGCGGCCATGTCATGAAGACGGATCCGGCGAACGGCAAGCGGATCCGCGGCACGGGCACGGTCACCGTCACCATCTCCCGCGGACCGGAGATCGTCGACGTCCCGGATCTGTCCGGCACCCCGGTCGCGGACGCCAAGCGCAAGCTGCGCGACCGCGGGCTGGTGCCCGGCACCGTCACCCGGGAGTTCAGCGACGAGGTCGCCAAGGGCTCGGTGATCCGTACGGACCCGGACGCCGGGAGCAAGCGGCGTCCCGACACCGCGGTGGGGCTGACCGTCAGCCGGGGCAGCGCGGTCGAGGTGCCCGGAGTGCTCGGCAACGACCGCGCGGACGCGGCGGCCACCCTGCGCGCGGCCGGCTTCCAGGTCCGCTTCGCCGACCAGCCCGTCTTCTCCACCCAGGACAAGGGCACCGTCGCCCGGCAGACCCCGGCGGAGGGCGGCAGGCTCGGCAAGGGCGACCCGGTCACCCTCACGCTCTCCAAGGGCCCGGAGATGATCCCCGTCCCGGATGTCACCGGCAAGAACGTCGACGACGCCAAGAAGCAGCTGACGGACCTGGGCTTCCAGGTCGAGGTGAAGAAGCCGTTGCTGTTCCCGCAGGACACGGTCGACTCCCAGTCCGTCGAGGCCGGGAAGAAGGCGCCGAAGGGCGGCACGATCACCATCGAGCTCAAGGGCGCGCTGTAG
- a CDS encoding deoxyribonuclease IV: protein MSTSPEGAERRARARNPVGGHVPVAGGLAKTGLPYAREMGDEVVQVFVANPRGWATLPGSPEQDEAFRAACALEGIPAYVHAPYLINFGSHTEATVERSVDSLRHSLRRGREIGARGVVVHTGSATGGRPRATAMAQVRERMRPLLDELTHPDDPWLLLEPTAGQGASLCALAEDLGPYFDALDRHPKLGVCLDTCHAFAAGHDMAAPGGMKALLDELVDVTGEGRLKLIHANDSKDVVGAHKDRHENIGAGHIGAEPFGELFRHPATDGVPLVVETPGGKEGHAADVARLKELRG from the coding sequence GTGAGTACCTCCCCCGAGGGCGCCGAGCGTCGCGCCCGTGCACGTAACCCGGTCGGCGGCCATGTGCCGGTGGCCGGCGGCCTGGCGAAGACCGGCCTGCCCTACGCCCGCGAGATGGGCGACGAGGTCGTCCAGGTCTTCGTGGCCAATCCGCGCGGCTGGGCCACCCTGCCCGGCAGCCCCGAACAGGACGAGGCGTTCCGGGCGGCCTGCGCCCTGGAGGGGATTCCGGCGTACGTCCATGCGCCGTATCTGATCAACTTCGGTTCGCACACCGAGGCGACCGTCGAGCGGTCCGTGGACTCGCTGCGGCACTCGCTGCGCCGCGGTCGGGAGATCGGCGCGCGCGGCGTGGTCGTGCACACCGGATCGGCGACCGGCGGGCGGCCGCGTGCGACGGCGATGGCGCAGGTCAGGGAGCGGATGCGGCCGTTGCTCGACGAGCTGACGCACCCGGACGACCCCTGGCTGCTGCTGGAGCCGACGGCCGGGCAGGGGGCGTCGCTGTGCGCGCTGGCCGAGGATCTCGGGCCGTACTTCGACGCGCTGGACCGGCATCCCAAGCTGGGGGTCTGTCTCGACACCTGTCATGCGTTCGCGGCCGGGCACGACATGGCGGCGCCGGGCGGTATGAAGGCGCTGCTGGACGAGCTGGTGGACGTCACCGGCGAGGGGCGGCTGAAGCTGATCCACGCCAATGACTCCAAGGACGTGGTCGGCGCCCACAAGGACAGGCACGAGAACATCGGCGCGGGTCACATCGGTGCGGAGCCCTTCGGTGAGCTGTTCCGCCACCCGGCGACGGACGGTGTGCCGCTGGTCGTCGAGACCCCGGGCGGCAAGGAGGGGCACGCGGCGGACGTGGCCCGGCTCAAGGAGCTGCGCGGGTAA
- a CDS encoding sulfite oxidase-like oxidoreductase yields the protein MGQPESREEEHPQLPPGQRLQRGWPVTHYGPVPKFRAERWEFRAFGATADGEKHCWSHEEFTALPYTTVVADMHCVTKFSMLGAEWGGVRTRTILELAPPAPDVTHVMVWAEYGFSSNVRIEDFAAEKCLFATHRSGELLTAEHGFPVRLIVPHLYAWKGPKWVRGIEYMRADRRGFWEERGYHNLGDPWQEQRYSYQEEPGDGPEL from the coding sequence ATGGGTCAGCCGGAAAGCCGCGAAGAGGAGCATCCTCAGCTGCCTCCGGGACAGCGGTTGCAGCGGGGCTGGCCGGTGACGCATTACGGGCCGGTGCCGAAGTTCCGCGCCGAACGCTGGGAGTTCCGGGCTTTCGGCGCCACCGCCGACGGCGAGAAACACTGCTGGTCGCACGAGGAATTCACGGCGCTGCCGTACACCACGGTCGTTGCCGATATGCACTGCGTGACGAAATTCAGCATGCTGGGAGCCGAATGGGGCGGGGTGCGCACCCGGACGATCCTGGAACTCGCACCCCCGGCACCCGATGTCACCCATGTCATGGTGTGGGCCGAGTACGGCTTCAGCTCGAATGTGCGCATCGAGGATTTCGCCGCCGAGAAGTGCCTCTTCGCCACGCACCGCTCCGGTGAGCTCCTCACCGCGGAGCACGGCTTCCCGGTGCGCCTGATCGTGCCGCATCTGTACGCCTGGAAAGGCCCCAAGTGGGTCCGCGGCATCGAGTACATGCGGGCCGACCGCCGCGGCTTCTGGGAGGAGCGCGGCTACCACAACCTGGGCGACCCCTGGCAGGAGCAGCGCTACTCGTACCAGGAGGAGCCCGGGGACGGCCCCGAGCTCTGA
- the bfr gene encoding bacterioferritin produces MQGDPEVIEFLNEQLTAELTAINQYFLHAKMQENFGWTKLAKYTRSESFDEMKHAEILTDRILFLEALPNYQRLFHVRVGQTVTEMFQADRQVEVEAIDRLKRGIELMRTKGDITSANIFEDILADEEHHIDYLDTQLELVEKLGEALYIAQVIEQPS; encoded by the coding sequence ATGCAGGGCGACCCCGAGGTCATTGAATTCCTCAATGAGCAGCTGACCGCCGAGCTCACCGCGATCAATCAGTACTTCCTGCACGCCAAGATGCAGGAGAACTTCGGCTGGACGAAGCTCGCGAAGTACACCCGCTCAGAGTCCTTCGACGAGATGAAGCACGCAGAGATCCTGACGGACCGGATTCTCTTCCTCGAAGCTCTGCCGAATTACCAGCGGCTGTTCCACGTACGGGTGGGCCAGACCGTCACGGAGATGTTCCAGGCCGACCGGCAGGTCGAGGTCGAGGCCATCGACCGGCTCAAGCGTGGCATCGAGCTCATGCGTACCAAGGGCGACATCACCTCGGCGAATATCTTCGAGGACATCCTCGCGGACGAGGAGCACCACATCGACTATCTCGACACCCAGCTGGAGCTGGTGGAGAAGCTCGGAGAGGCGCTCTACATCGCCCAGGTCATCGAGCAGCCGAGCTGA
- a CDS encoding (2Fe-2S)-binding protein produces the protein MYVCSCFGITEQQVREHADTGACTPRQIASACKAGTDCGGCVRRIQALLGRGACPRRELIESGAPEPLGVEADAVAPAALSEAA, from the coding sequence GTGTACGTCTGCTCCTGCTTCGGGATCACCGAGCAGCAGGTCCGTGAGCACGCGGACACGGGTGCCTGCACGCCCCGGCAGATCGCCTCCGCCTGCAAGGCCGGCACCGACTGCGGCGGCTGCGTCCGCCGCATCCAGGCACTGCTCGGCCGGGGCGCCTGCCCCCGCCGGGAGCTCATCGAGAGCGGTGCGCCCGAGCCGCTGGGCGTGGAGGCGGACGCCGTGGCGCCCGCGGCGCTTTCGGAGGCCGCCTAG